One window from the genome of Procambarus clarkii isolate CNS0578487 chromosome 90, FALCON_Pclarkii_2.0, whole genome shotgun sequence encodes:
- the LOC138359314 gene encoding craniofacial development protein 2-like — protein sequence MDIAALQETRLPTTGSIREKDFTFFWQGKPPEEVREHDVGFAIRNRLLGSIVPPTEGSARIIKLQLHTAAGMVSFINANAPTLTSSTEAKDEFYDDLGLTLRDIPQQETVFFLGDFNARVGSDHSSWPSCLGQFGFGKMNESGQRLLKFCCRHDLCITNSFFDTKPQHTVSWRHPRSKHWHQLDLVLTGHSNLRNVKLTRIFQSADCDTDHSLVCWREGSVSQDMKDANIITLYKNKGDRSDVNNNRGISLLSVVGKLFARVVLVRVQILAERVYLE from the exons atggacatagccgccctgcaggagacacgttTGCCCACGACCGGCAGCATACgggagaaggactttaccttcttctggcagggcaaaccaccagaagaggtaagAGAGCATGACGTTGGCTTTgccatcaggaacaggttgttagggtccatagtaccacccacggaggggtctgcaaggatcatcaaacttcagcttcatacagcagcaggaatggtcagcTTCATCAATGCCaatgcaccaacactgacctcctccaccgaagcgaaggacgagttctatgatgacctcggcttaactctcagagacatacctcaacaagagaCAGTCTTTttcctgggagattttaatgcaagagttggttctgatcacagctcttggccttcctgcctgggccagtttggatttgggaagatgaatgaaAGTGGGCAACGCCTCCTGAAGTTCTGCTGCCGTCATGATCTttgcatcaccaattccttcttcgacaccaagccccagcatacggtttcctggagacatcccaggtctaagcattggcatcaactcgacctggtgcttacgggACATAGCAATCTGAGAAACGTCAAACTGACCCGCAtcttccagagcgcagattgtgacaccgaccactctcttgTC tgctggagggagggctcggtgtCACAAGACATGaaagatgcaaacatcatcactctctacaaaaataaaggtgacagaagcgatgtcaacaacAATCGCGGCATCTCCCTTCTCAGCGTCGttggcaaactcttcgccagggtcgtcttggtcaggGTTCAGATTCTTGCCGAAAGAGTGTACCTCGAGTAA
- the LOC138359315 gene encoding kinesin-like protein KIF15: MKDTRRPFEDTLRDMKDTLREMNDIFITMNYTLKDMKDTLRHMNDTLSDLKDTPSDMKDTLRDILDTLRDMKGTLRPIIDTLRDMKHTLRDIKDTLRDMKHTFRTMKDTPRDLKNTLRYIKDTLRPHEGYSQRHEGHSQTHEAYSLRHEGDSQSHKGMDTLKDMKDTFIDMMHTLRDMKDTLRNLKDTLRPMKDTLRDMKDTLRDRKGTLRDMKDSLRPMKDTRRDMKDTHIDMKDTLRDMTAPMKDTLKDFNDTLRDTKNTLRDMNDTLRDMKNTLRDLKDILRVINDTLNDRKDTLNDSKDTLRDIKDTLSPMKDSLRPP; encoded by the exons ATGAAGGATACTCGCAGACCCTTTGAGGATAcactcagagacatgaaggatactctcagagaaatGAATGATATTTTCATAACCATGAATTACACTCTcaaagacatgaaggatactctcaggcaCATGAATGATACTCTCAGCGACTTGAAGGATACTCCCagcgacatgaaggatactctcagagatatACTGGACACTCTCAGAGATATGAAGGGTACTCTCAGACCGATTATTGATACTCTCAGAGATATGAagcatactctcagagacataaaggatactctcagagacatgaagcatACGTTCAGAACCATGaaggatactcctagagacttgaAGAATACTCTCAGATATATTAAGGATACTCTCAGAccccatgaaggatactctcagagacatgaaggacacTCACAGACCCATGAAGCATACTCTCTGAGACATGAAGGAGACTCTCAGAGTCATAAGGGAATGGATACTCTtaaagacatgaaggatactttcATAGACATGAtgcatactctcagagacatgaaggatactctcagaaacttgaaggatactctcagacccatgaaggatactctcagagacatgaaggatactctcagagacaggaagggtactctcagagacatgaaggattccCTTAGACCTATGAAAGATACtcgcagagacatgaaggatactcacatagatatgaaggatactctcagagacatgacgg CccccatgaaggatactctcaaagaCTTCAATGATACGCTCAGAGACACGAagaatactctcagagacatgaatgaTACTCTCAGAGATATGAAGAATACTCTCAGAGACTTGAaggatattctcagagtcatcaatgaTACTCTCAACGACAGAAAGGATACTCTCAACGACagcaaggatactctcagagacatcaaggatacACTGAGTCCCATGAAGGATTCTCTCAGACCCCCATGa
- the LOC138359316 gene encoding uncharacterized protein PF3D7_1120000-like produces MKDTLRCMKYTLKDMKDTLSAIKDTLRDMKDTLRDMADTRKHMKDNFKDMKDTLRDDTFRDIKNSRRYIKNTLKDIKDTLKDMTDTIRDMKDALKYIMDTLRDMKDILRDMKDTVREMKDTLIDIKDTLRDMNDTLRDIMDTLRPTKDTLSPLEDTLRNMKDTLRDMTDTRKHMKDNFKDMKATLRDMKDSLRDIKDSHRPMKNTLRPHERYSQTP; encoded by the exons atgaaggatactctcagatgcATGAAGTACACTCTCAAagatatgaaggatactctcagcgccatcaaggatactctcagagacatgaaggatacactCAGAGACATGGCAGATACTCGCAAACACATGAAGGATAATTTCAaagacatgaaagatactctcagagac GATACTTTCAGAGACATCAAGAATTCTCGCAGATATATCAAGAATACTCTCAaagacatcaaggatactctcaaaGACATGACGGATACtatcagagacatgaaggatgctCTCAAATATATcatggatactctcagagacatgaaagatattctcagagacatgaaggatactgtcAGAgaaatgaaggatactctcatagacataaaggatactctcagagacatgaacgaCACTCTCAGAGACATCATGGATACTCTCAGACCCACGAAGGATACTCTCAGTCCCCTTGAA GACACTCTTAgaaacatgaaggatactctcagagacatgacagATACTCGCAAACACATGAAGGATAATTTCAAAGACATGAAagctactctcagagacatgaaggattctCTCAGAGATATTAAGGATTCTCACAGACCTATGAAGAATACTCTCAGACCCCATGAAAGATACTCTCAGACCCCATGA
- the LOC138359317 gene encoding uncharacterized protein PF3D7_1120000-like encodes MKHTLRGIKDTLRPMNDFLIDMEDTLRGMMDTLKDMNDTLRDMKDTLRDITDTLRHIKNSLSIIKDSLRDMKDTLRPMKDSLRDLTDTLRDLTDTLKDMKDTLKVITDTLSDSKDTLKDVKDTLTDIKDTLRDIKDTLRDMKYTRKDLADALRDMKDTLRNLKETVRDMKDTLREMKDTLRDMKDTQKHEGYSHRHEGYSQRHEKYSQRHEGYSQSLGSILA; translated from the coding sequence ATGAAGCATACTCTCAGAGGCATCAAGGATACTCTAAGACCCATGAATGATTTTCTCATAGACATGGAGGATACTCTCAGAGGCATGATGGATACTCTCAAAGACATGaacgatactctcagagacatgaaggatactctcagagacatcacgGATACTCTCAGACACATTAAGAATTCTCTCAGCATCATCAAGGATTCTCTCAGAGATATGAAGGATACTCTAAGACCCATGAAGGATTCTCTCAGAGACTTAACAGATACTCTCAGAGACTTAACAGATACTCTcaaagacatgaaggatactctcaaagTCATCACAGATACTCTTAGCGACAGTAAGGATACCCTAAAAGACGTCAAGGATACTCTCAcagacatcaaggatactctcagagatatcaaggatactctcagagacatgaagtatACTCGTAAAGACTTGGCGGATGCTcttagagacatgaaggataccctCAGAAACCTGAAGGAAActgtcagagacatgaaggatactctcagagaaatGAAGGATACTCTAAGAGACATGAAGGACACTCAgaaacatgaaggatactctcatagacatgaaggatactctcagagacacgaaaaatactctcagagacatgaaggatactctcagtccCTAGGAAGTATACTCGcatag